From Glycine soja cultivar W05 chromosome 4, ASM419377v2, whole genome shotgun sequence, the proteins below share one genomic window:
- the LOC114409564 gene encoding uncharacterized protein LOC114409564 → MLASDSGSVLRPKPPVPTLDPTRSLLRPFCFDPGSRPARPSLSLKMELLRRMSRGCFKTEVDSAGQDFFDAAAAAAPNPAPHHLVIMVNGIIGSAADWRYAAEQFVKKLPDKVIVHRSECNSSKLTFDGVDTMGERLAEEVLSVVKRWPEVQKISFVAHSLGGLVARYAIGRLYDYSSTLALVGTSRDYFNEEKTEFSKQFLEQSYEAKIAGLEPMNFITFATPHLGSRGNKQLPFLCGLPFLERRASETAHLVAGRSGKHLFLMDNDDGKRPLLLRMVNDSDDLKFMSALRAFKRRVAYANANYDHMVGWRTSSIRRQHELPKSNLLVIDERYPHIVYVEGETTDEIRNKTSNIGGQIIDLEEEMIRGLTQVSWERVDVSFQKSKQRYVAHSTIQVKTYWLNSDGADVVYHMIDNFLL, encoded by the exons ATGCTGGCCTCAGACTCCGGCTCTGTGCTCCGACCCAAACCCCCCGTACCCACTCTTGACCCGACCCGTTCACTGCTCCGCCCTTTCTGCTTCGATCCAGGATCCAGACCCGCCCGGCCCAGTCTCTCCCTCAAAATGGAACTGCTCCGCCGAATGAGCCGCGGCTGCTTCAAGACCGAGGTCGATTCCGCCGGCCAGGACTTCTTCGACGCCGCCGCCGCCGCGGCGCCCAACCCGGCTCCTCACCACCTTGTTATTATGGTTAACGGAATCATTGGGAG TGCTGCTGATTGGAGATATGCTGCAGAGCAGTTTGTGAAGAAGCTTCCAGATAAAGTGATTGTACACC GCAGTGAATGCAATTCTTCAAAATTGACGTTTGATGGTGTTGATACAATGGGCGAGAGGCTAGCTGAAGAG GTATTATCTGTTGTTAAACGTTGGCCAGAGGTGCAGAAGATATCCTTTGTGGCGCATTCTCTAGGAGGCTTGGTGGCAAGATATGCTATTGGGAGACTTTATGATTATTCTTCAACATTGGCACTTGTTGGTACCAGTAGAGACTATTTCAATGAAGAGAAAACAGAATTTTCAAAGCAATTCCTTGAACAGAGTTATGAAGCCAAGATTGCTGGTTTAGAGCCCATGAACTTTATAACATTTGCAACACCACATCTCGGTTCAAGAGGAAATAAACAG CTTCCATTTCTTTGCGGTCTTCCTTTCCTTGAGAGAAGAGCATCTGAAACTGCACATTTAGTTGCAGGGAGATCTGGGAAGCATCTCTTCCTCATGGACAATGATGATGGAAAGCGTCCTCTGCTCCTGCGAATGGTTAATGACTCTGACGATTTAAAGTTTAT GTCAGCTTTACGTGCATTTAAGCGTCGAGTGGCATATGCAAATGCAAATTATGATC ATATGGTAGGATGGCGTACCTCATCAATTCGTCGTCAACATGAACTTCCAAAG TCCAATCTTCTTGTAATTGATGAGAGATACCCACACATTGTTTATGTTGAAGGAGAGACTACGGATGAAATTCGCAATAAAACATCTAATATTGGAGGCCAAATAATTGACTTAGAAG AGGAGATGATAAGGGGGCTCACTCAGGTATCTTGGGAGCGTGTGGATGTTAGCTTTCAGAAAAGTAAACAACGATACGTTGCTCACAGTACAATTCAG